In the genome of Dermacentor silvarum isolate Dsil-2018 chromosome 1, BIME_Dsil_1.4, whole genome shotgun sequence, one region contains:
- the LOC119447378 gene encoding uncharacterized protein LOC119447378: MPTNPAVDSATWYLAPREAVYVRNYGVGDKWTPSKVKSMSGARHVTVETEDGVVRRHVDQMRKLSANTDASREVPTAEEPPYMTGEALKYEADDLSESPVPELRTSTRIRKPVERYGY, translated from the coding sequence ATGCCGACAAATCCAGCTGTTGATTCCGCCACTTGGTACTTAGCCCCTAGAGAGGCCGTCTACGTGCGCAACTATGGCGTAGGAGACAAATGGACACCCAGCAAGGTGAAATCGATGAGTGGAGCCCGTCACGTCACTGTGGAAACTGAGGATGGCGTCGTTCGACGACATGTCGACCAGATGCGCAAACTTTCAGCGAACACAGATGCAAGCAGAGAAGTACCGACCGCAGAAGAACCACCTTATATGACCGGAGAGGCACTGAAATACGAGGCTGACGACCTTTCTGAAAGCCCTGTACCCGAGCTACGTACATCCACAAGAATCCGAAAGCCAGTGGAACGCTACGGCTACTAG